From a single Penaeus vannamei isolate JL-2024 chromosome 25, ASM4276789v1, whole genome shotgun sequence genomic region:
- the LOC113810812 gene encoding A-kinase anchor protein 5-like: protein MSERRRFRGLSQRAGQCGLENKDTSKFTRRRSSPLPAPSPWRPEEDQAALGEEDQAALGEEDQAALGEEDQAALGEEDQAALGEEDQAALGEEDQAALGEEDQAALGEEDQAALGEEDQAALGEEDQAALGEEDQAALGEEDQAALGEEDPAALGEEDQAALGEEDPAALGEEDPAALGEEDQAALGEEDPAALGEEDQAALGEEDQAALGEEDQAALGEEDPAALGEEDQAALGEEDQAALGEEDQAALGEEDQAALGEEDQAALGEEDQAALGEEDQAALGEEDPAATDEKRHMTRRKTLIDCQR from the coding sequence ataaagatacgaGTAAGTTTACCCGGAGGCGGAGCTCGCCTCTTCCGGCCCCGAGCCCGTGGCGCCCCGAGGAGGACCAGGCGGCGCTGGGCGAGGAGGACCAGGCGGCGCTGGGCGAGGAGGACCAGGCGGCGCTGGGCGAGGAGGACCAGGCGGCGCTGGGCGAGGAGGACCAGGCGGCGCTGGGCGAGGAGGACCAGGCGGCGCTGGGCGAGGAGGACCAGGCGGCGCTGGGCGAGGAGGACCAGGCGGCGCTGGGCGAGGAGGACCAGGCGGCGCTGGGCGAGGAGGACCAGGCGGCGCTGGGCGAGGAGGACCAGGCGGCGCTGGGCGAGGAGGACCAGGCGGCGCTGGGCGAGGAGGACCAGGCGGCGCTGGGCGAGGAGGACCCGGCGGCGCTGGGCGAGGAGGACCAGGCGGCGCTGGGCGAGGAGGACCCGGCGGCGCTGGGCGAGGAGGACCCGGCGGCGCTGGGCGAGGAGGACCAGGCGGCGCTGGGCGAGGAGGACCCGGCGGCGCTGGGCGAGGAGGACCAGGCGGCGCTGGGCGAGGAGGACCAGGCGGCGCTGGGCGAGGAGGACCAGGCGGCGCTGGGCGAGGAGGACCCGGCGGCGCTGGGCGAGGAGGACCAGGCGGCGCTGGGCGAGGAGGACCAGGCGGCGCTGGGCGAGGAGGACCAGGCGGCGCTGGGCGAGGAGGACCAGGCGGCGCTGGGCGAGGAGGACCAGGCGGCGCTGGGCGAGGAGGACCAGGCGGCGCTGGGCGAGGAGGACCAGGCGGCGCTGGGCGAGGAGGACCCGGCGGCGACGGACGAAAAAAGACATATGACGAGAAGGAAAACGTTGATCGATTGCCAGAGATAA